CACCATTTTGTTTTAGGGACGCGAATATCGCTGTGAACTTTTTTTCCTACAGTTTTGCTGTAAAGCTCAAGTTGGTCACTAGGTACATCCGATAGTTCAGCAATGTTATCACCTGAACGAAGGCCGATGTATGCGTCCATTTCATTCATCATGTTTGCTTCCATAGTTGCTTGAAGTTCAAATTGTTCTTTTGAAGCCTTTTTCATTAATGCTCGATTTACTTGAGGGTCTTTGATTAATACAAATGGTTGCCCACCAGCTTCATATGCGGCTTCAACTATCTCATTGACTAATTCTTTTTGTAGGCCAGTATTTTCAATTAATACCCTTTCGCCTTCTTTGAGTCGTACAGAATATTGGATAAGGTTTTTACCCAGCTTTTTCATACGTGGATCCTTCATTTACTATAACCTCCAGTATTGTTAAATGTTCTACCGTTATTTTAACCGAAAAAGGCAGGAAAGTAGAGATGAAATGAAGAATATGTTTGCTAAGTAGTAATAGTGGGTGAAAATTGTAGTAGAATTTAATCAAAAAAGAATTTGAAAATGATATTAATTATACAGAGGAGTGAATACAGAAATGATTCTAATAGTGTATTTAAGTGTAGCCCTTATTGCTATAGCTTTTACAGGCCTTGTCGTTTATTTAGCAAAGACACTTCGTTCAGTCCAACACACACTTGATAGTGTCGCAAAAACATTAGATGGGTTAGAAGGTCAAATGAAAGGTATCACAACAGAGACAACAGAATTACTTCATAGAACAAACCGACTTGCAGAGGATATTCAAACTAAGTCGAATTCATTGAATTCAGTAGTAGAGTCAGTGAAAGGAGTAGGTGATACTGTACAAGATTTAAATCATTCGCTTCGAAATGTTAGTAATAAGATCTCTAGTCAAGCTGAGCAACATAGTGAACAGGTGTCTCAGTTCGTCAAATTTGGTAATGCCGCAATTGATGTGTACCATAAGTGGAAAGAAAAAAAGAGATAGTCGTATTCAAAAATTTTATAAAGGTGAGGAGTGTAGAACAATGAGCAATGAAAATAATAATAATAATATTAATAGTAAAGATTTTTTAATAGGTACATTTATCGGAGGTTTTCTTGGTGCAGCAGCTGCACTTTTATTTGCCCCTAAATCTGGGAAAGAGTTACGCCAAGATTTAAATCATCAGGCTGATAATGTTCGTACCAAAACAGGAGAGCTTCGTGATACGGCTGTTGAAAAAGGGACTGTGATAGCTGGTGTAGCTAAAGAGCGAACAGAACAAATTAAAAAAGTAGTGTCTGAACAGTCTGTTGGTCTAAAAGAGAAGGCAAAGTCATGGAAAGAATACAAGAAATCTTGTGACGAAGCAGTGGCGATTGAAGATGAAGAATTAACAGATACTATCGTAGAAATTGATCAAGAAGAATCAACAGCACCAGTTTCTCAATTGGAGGATGAAGTGATTGAAATAGAAAACATTGAAGAAAAAGAAATTCAACCAACAAACGTGTAGAATTTTCTCTCCAATGTTTGCATTAAGTATATAAAAGATAAGAAGGGTGTGGCAGATGCTGCACCCTTTTTATCTGTGCTTTAAATAAACCTTTTATAAAAAGGTTGTATAAGACAAAAAAATTTTGCTTAATTAATTTGAATGATACAATACTAAAAGAAAGAATTAGTATAAAGGAGTGTAAACGAATGGGCATGAAACAAGTACAAACAATTGAAGAATTTGAGGTAATTGAAAGAGAAAATAGACGTTTTATATTTTTAAAAAACAGTTTAACTTGTCCAATAAGCCATCAAGCATATGATGAGTATCAAAAATATGTCGCAGAATACGATGAAAGTCCAACTTTTTACTTACATGTTCAAGAAGCTCGCCCGCTCTCCAATCATATTGAGGAAAAGTTTGCAATCCGTCATCAATCTCCACAAGCACTATTAATTGAGGATGGAAAAGTGATTTGGGAAGCTTCCCATTGGCATATTACTAAAAAATCGTTAACAGAAGCATTTAATAAATAATGATGAGAAGAGGACTTTTCTATATGTAGAAAAGTCCTCAGTTGACTTATTATATTTTATCAACACGTTCAATATTGACGACATATAATTAACCATAACAAATAAGGAGATTTAATTTCGTAAGTGTTAAGGCTGTGAAATCTCTCTATCAGGCCATGTTATTTGTAATTTGTCACCAGCTACGATTTCTGAATCAAATCCTGTCTCTTTTCCATTTTTAAGAATTGTAAATCTTCCAGATTGTATATTAGGTAGTTCAATTTGAACGTAGCGGAAAATATCTTGGAAAATAAACTTCTCAATCTCTCTTTTTATAATGTGTAATTGATCGCCATCTGAAATTTGGATATGTTCATCAACGATCTTTCCATTTAGTTCAACAGCTGCTGCTTCTTTAGT
This Bacillus solimangrovi DNA region includes the following protein-coding sequences:
- a CDS encoding DUF948 domain-containing protein — its product is MILIVYLSVALIAIAFTGLVVYLAKTLRSVQHTLDSVAKTLDGLEGQMKGITTETTELLHRTNRLAEDIQTKSNSLNSVVESVKGVGDTVQDLNHSLRNVSNKISSQAEQHSEQVSQFVKFGNAAIDVYHKWKEKKR
- the ytxJ gene encoding bacillithiol system redox-active protein YtxJ, whose product is MGMKQVQTIEEFEVIERENRRFIFLKNSLTCPISHQAYDEYQKYVAEYDESPTFYLHVQEARPLSNHIEEKFAIRHQSPQALLIEDGKVIWEASHWHITKKSLTEAFNK
- a CDS encoding YtxH domain-containing protein, with product MSNENNNNNINSKDFLIGTFIGGFLGAAAALLFAPKSGKELRQDLNHQADNVRTKTGELRDTAVEKGTVIAGVAKERTEQIKKVVSEQSVGLKEKAKSWKEYKKSCDEAVAIEDEELTDTIVEIDQEESTAPVSQLEDEVIEIENIEEKEIQPTNV